From a region of the Coprococcus comes ATCC 27758 genome:
- the spoIVB gene encoding SpoIVB peptidase: MSVRSYRKMLSVLLAVIVVIGGGYCYREWRAEKAEREASVSELSGNLLIPGGMPVGIYMETDGVMVLGTQEIKGKDGIGVNPAKHLVKEGDYIVGVDSDSIYNKSELIERVKKLSNKSVILHIRRKKVYIDVQLHPTKDEGGAYKLGIWVRDNAQGLGTITFLNADSEYGALGHGIHDVDTGKLIEMSTGRLYDTSIQNIKKGENGNPGGMEGIIVYNHYNILGSITTNTETGIYGKLDRIERIFDSKEAYPAVAKEEIQVGKAYIRCAVSGKTEDYTVRITKVDLDAREVNKGIEIQVTDKRLLKLTGGIVQGMSGSPIMQNGKIIGAVTHVFVQDATKGYGIFIENMLENLKKD, encoded by the coding sequence ATGTCGGTTAGAAGTTATCGGAAAATGTTAAGTGTGTTATTAGCGGTAATTGTGGTTATAGGAGGCGGCTATTGCTACAGGGAATGGCGGGCTGAGAAAGCGGAGAGGGAGGCTTCGGTCAGTGAACTTTCGGGAAACCTTCTGATTCCGGGAGGGATGCCGGTTGGGATCTATATGGAGACGGATGGCGTGATGGTGCTGGGGACGCAGGAAATTAAGGGGAAAGATGGGATCGGTGTGAATCCGGCGAAGCATCTGGTGAAGGAGGGAGATTATATTGTCGGAGTTGATTCTGACAGTATTTATAATAAATCTGAGCTTATCGAACGGGTTAAAAAATTATCGAATAAGTCCGTCATCTTACACATTCGTCGAAAAAAAGTGTATATTGATGTACAACTTCATCCGACAAAAGATGAAGGCGGGGCATATAAACTTGGAATCTGGGTGCGTGATAACGCGCAGGGACTCGGCACAATCACTTTTCTGAATGCGGATAGTGAATACGGTGCGTTGGGACATGGAATACATGATGTAGATACCGGCAAACTGATCGAAATGTCAACGGGAAGATTATATGATACCAGCATTCAGAATATTAAAAAAGGTGAGAACGGAAATCCCGGAGGGATGGAAGGGATCATTGTCTACAATCATTACAATATTTTAGGTTCGATTACTACAAACACAGAGACAGGGATTTATGGGAAATTAGACAGGATTGAGAGAATATTTGACAGCAAAGAAGCTTATCCGGCTGTGGCAAAGGAAGAAATTCAGGTTGGAAAGGCGTATATCCGCTGTGCAGTAAGCGGAAAGACAGAAGATTATACAGTCAGAATCACAAAAGTTGACCTGGATGCCAGGGAGGTGAACAAGGGGATTGAAATTCAGGTTACTGACAAACGGTTACTTAAACTGACCGGTGGGATTGTGCAGGGAATGAGTGGAAGCCCCATCATGCAGAATGGAAAGATTATAGGTGCAGTGACACATGTTTTCGTACAGGATGCGACAAAAGGATACGGAATATTTATCGAAAACATGCTGGAAAATCTGAAAAAAGATTGA
- the spo0A gene encoding sporulation transcription factor Spo0A, with amino-acid sequence MEKLNVAIADDNERMLNLLGEIVESDKDLKLVGKARNGEDIYHIIRDKQPDVVLLDLIMPKMDGISVMEMIGADKTVKKQPNFIIVTAIGQERITEDAFEKGAAYYILKPFRNETILQRIKSSGHAEKSVAPYTDYTVYAEPSEEDLETQVTELLHEIGIPAHIKGYHYLRDSILMAVDDMEVLNAITKILYPTVAKKNQTTSSRVERAIRHAIEVAWSRGKLDTLEALFGYTVSNGKGKPTNSEFIALVADTIRLKSKRR; translated from the coding sequence ATGGAAAAACTGAATGTAGCGATTGCTGACGATAACGAAAGAATGTTGAATTTACTAGGAGAAATTGTAGAAAGTGATAAAGATCTCAAACTGGTGGGAAAAGCCAGGAACGGAGAAGATATTTATCACATTATAAGAGATAAACAGCCTGATGTTGTACTTCTTGACCTGATCATGCCGAAAATGGATGGAATCAGTGTGATGGAAATGATAGGCGCAGATAAAACAGTAAAAAAACAGCCGAATTTTATTATTGTAACTGCGATTGGACAGGAGAGAATCACGGAAGATGCCTTCGAAAAAGGAGCAGCCTACTACATCCTGAAACCATTTCGCAATGAAACAATCCTTCAGCGGATCAAAAGCTCCGGACATGCGGAAAAGAGTGTAGCGCCTTACACAGATTATACCGTATATGCGGAACCTTCTGAGGAGGATTTGGAAACACAGGTGACAGAACTGCTCCATGAAATCGGAATCCCGGCACATATAAAAGGGTATCATTATCTGAGGGATTCCATTCTGATGGCGGTTGACGATATGGAAGTTTTAAATGCGATCACAAAGATCCTGTATCCGACAGTCGCGAAAAAGAACCAGACCACATCGAGCCGTGTTGAACGGGCGATCCGCCATGCGATCGAGGTTGCATGGAGCAGGGGAAAGCTGGATACCTTAGAAGCTCTTTTCGGTTACACAGTAAGTAACGGGAAAGGAAAACCGACCAATTCTGAATTTATTGCTCTGGTCGCAGACACGATCAGACTGAAATCAAAGCGCAGATAA
- the glgA gene encoding glycogen synthase GlgA, whose product MKKVLFVSSESVPFIKTGGLADVVGSLPKYFDKNKYDVRVMLPKYMCMKDEWKDKLSYRLHFYMDLNWRQQYVGLLELQYEGITFYFIDNEYYFNGSKPYGDIAYDIEKFAFFSKAALSALPLLDFRPDIIHCHDWQTGLVPIYLDNFRYNNEFFRGIKTVITIHNLKFQGIWDKKTVMDITGLPAYYFSPDKLEAYDNANYLKGGIVYADRVTTVSSSYAEEIKTPFYGEKLEGLMQARANCLSGIVNGIDYGDFNPATDTNIARTYSVENFRKEKVKNKMALQEELGLERDPHRMMIGIVSRLTDQKGFDLIDCVMDELCQDAVQIVVLGTGDERYENMFRHFAWKYPDKVSAQIYYSEPMSHKIYASCDAFLMPSLFEPCGLSQLMSLRYGTVPIVRETGGLKDTVEAYNEYEKTGTGFSFTNYNAHEMLATVRYAEQIYYDKKRDWNKIVERGMEKDFSWKNSAKLYEELYENM is encoded by the coding sequence ATGAAAAAAGTATTATTTGTGTCATCTGAATCAGTTCCGTTTATCAAAACAGGAGGATTAGCCGATGTAGTGGGATCACTACCAAAATATTTTGATAAGAACAAATACGATGTACGTGTTATGCTTCCAAAGTATATGTGCATGAAAGACGAATGGAAAGATAAACTTTCTTATAGACTTCATTTCTATATGGATCTGAACTGGAGACAGCAGTATGTAGGGCTTCTTGAACTTCAGTACGAAGGAATCACTTTTTATTTCATAGACAATGAATATTATTTTAATGGTTCGAAGCCATATGGTGATATTGCATACGATATTGAGAAGTTTGCATTCTTTTCAAAAGCAGCCTTAAGTGCACTGCCACTTCTGGATTTCAGACCGGATATCATTCACTGTCATGACTGGCAGACCGGGCTTGTTCCGATTTATCTGGATAATTTCCGCTATAACAATGAGTTTTTCCGTGGAATCAAGACTGTGATCACCATACATAACCTCAAATTCCAGGGTATCTGGGATAAGAAGACGGTTATGGATATCACCGGACTTCCGGCATACTATTTCTCACCGGATAAGCTGGAAGCATATGACAATGCCAACTATCTGAAAGGCGGAATTGTCTACGCTGACCGTGTGACAACGGTAAGCAGCAGTTACGCGGAAGAGATCAAGACACCGTTTTACGGGGAGAAGCTGGAAGGACTGATGCAGGCAAGAGCAAACTGTCTGTCAGGAATTGTCAATGGTATTGATTACGGTGATTTTAATCCGGCAACAGATACCAACATTGCAAGAACTTACTCTGTCGAAAACTTCCGCAAGGAGAAAGTGAAAAATAAAATGGCGCTGCAGGAAGAACTCGGACTGGAGAGAGATCCGCACCGTATGATGATCGGTATCGTATCCAGACTGACCGACCAGAAGGGCTTTGACCTGATCGACTGTGTGATGGATGAACTTTGCCAGGATGCGGTTCAGATCGTCGTACTCGGTACCGGAGATGAGAGATACGAGAACATGTTCCGTCATTTCGCATGGAAGTATCCGGATAAGGTATCTGCACAGATCTATTATTCAGAGCCGATGTCTCACAAGATCTATGCATCCTGTGATGCATTCCTGATGCCGTCATTATTTGAACCATGTGGACTGAGCCAGCTGATGAGTCTGAGATATGGTACGGTGCCGATCGTAAGAGAGACAGGCGGACTCAAAGATACTGTAGAAGCTTACAACGAATACGAGAAGACCGGAACCGGATTCAGCTTCACCAATTACAATGCGCATGAGATGCTTGCAACTGTAAGATATGCAGAACAGATTTACTATGACAAGAAGCGTGACTGGAACAAGATCGTAGAGCGTGGTATGGAAAAAGACTTCTCATGGAAGAATTCAGCCAAGCTTTACGAAGAACTTTACGAAAATATGTAA
- the metF gene encoding methylenetetrahydrofolate reductase [NAD(P)H] has product MRIIDKIKADGVHISFEVFPPKTDAGFESVLKATDGIAELTPSFISVTYGAGGGTSKNTVKIASHIKNDLKIPALAHLTCVSSTKEEVHKVIGQLQKEGIENILALRGDIPQDGQFPLPGQYSHACELIEDIKKMGDFCIGAACYPEGHVEMEHKKDDIRYLKEKVDCGVDFITTQMFFNNDIFYNFLYRIREQGIMIPVLPGIMPITTKKQLARSCALSGTAVPQRFRAIVDYFGDDPAAMKQAGIAYATDQIIDLIANGVRNIHVYSMNKPEVAAAIMQNLSEIVK; this is encoded by the coding sequence ATGAGGATTATAGACAAAATTAAAGCAGACGGAGTACATATTTCCTTTGAAGTGTTTCCACCGAAGACGGATGCGGGCTTTGAATCCGTGTTAAAAGCAACGGATGGGATCGCAGAACTTACCCCGTCATTTATTAGTGTTACCTATGGAGCCGGTGGTGGAACCAGTAAGAATACGGTTAAGATTGCAAGTCATATCAAAAATGACCTGAAGATTCCGGCACTTGCACATCTGACCTGTGTATCCTCAACCAAGGAAGAGGTACATAAGGTTATCGGACAGCTTCAGAAAGAAGGGATTGAGAATATCCTTGCACTCAGAGGAGATATCCCGCAGGATGGACAGTTTCCGCTTCCGGGACAGTATTCTCATGCCTGTGAACTGATCGAAGACATCAAAAAAATGGGAGACTTCTGCATCGGAGCTGCATGCTATCCGGAAGGACATGTAGAGATGGAACACAAGAAAGATGATATCCGTTATCTCAAAGAAAAGGTAGATTGTGGAGTGGATTTTATTACCACACAGATGTTTTTCAATAATGATATTTTCTATAATTTCCTGTATCGTATCCGTGAACAGGGAATCATGATACCGGTGCTTCCGGGAATCATGCCGATCACAACGAAAAAGCAGCTCGCAAGAAGCTGTGCCCTTTCAGGAACTGCTGTTCCGCAGAGATTCCGTGCGATCGTAGATTATTTTGGAGATGATCCGGCAGCGATGAAGCAGGCGGGAATTGCATATGCGACCGACCAGATCATTGACCTGATCGCAAATGGAGTCCGCAATATCCACGTATATTCGATGAATAAACCGGAAGTAGCTGCTGCAATCATGCAGAACCTTTCAGAAATCGTAAAATAA
- a CDS encoding vitamin B12 dependent-methionine synthase activation domain-containing protein, translating into MTDTRTKEAIRYLGYGRHAVDEQTLALIDVSFGELDQTTQAKSVYRIFDCKVTGEDQVTIGKMNIKSRSLGKNLRGCKEAVVFGATLGTSVDILMKRYSLTDMAKSVVLQACAAAYLEEYCDDLQLSIGEELKAQNEWLRPRFSPGYGDFDIHHQDDILRMLDTAKKIGLTMTDSYMLTPTKSVTAIIGISDTQEKCHIKGCEACEKKDCIYRRN; encoded by the coding sequence ATGACAGATACCAGAACGAAAGAAGCAATTCGTTATCTGGGATATGGAAGACATGCGGTAGATGAACAGACGCTTGCGCTGATCGATGTTTCCTTCGGGGAGCTCGATCAGACTACGCAGGCAAAATCCGTCTATCGCATTTTTGACTGTAAAGTTACAGGAGAAGACCAGGTGACGATCGGAAAAATGAATATTAAAAGCAGAAGTCTCGGAAAGAATCTCAGAGGCTGCAAAGAGGCAGTTGTATTTGGCGCAACACTCGGTACCAGTGTCGATATACTGATGAAACGTTATTCACTGACAGATATGGCGAAATCTGTCGTATTGCAGGCATGCGCAGCTGCATATCTGGAGGAGTACTGTGACGATCTGCAGCTTTCGATCGGAGAAGAGTTAAAAGCACAGAATGAATGGCTCAGACCGAGATTCAGTCCGGGATACGGTGATTTTGATATCCATCATCAGGACGATATCTTACGGATGCTGGATACGGCAAAGAAGATCGGACTTACCATGACAGACAGCTATATGCTCACACCGACAAAATCGGTGACTGCAATCATTGGGATCAGTGATACGCAGGAAAAATGCCACATCAAAGGCTGCGAAGCGTGTGAGAAGAAGGACTGCATTTACAGAAGAAATTAA
- a CDS encoding homocysteine S-methyltransferase family protein — MNIRERLGKELLFLDGGMGTLLQAEGLAPGELPETWNIEHPEKVEAIHRRYYEAGSDVVLANTFGANICKFHDDRYTVEEVIRAGIANAKRAGEQIGKETYVALDMGPTGKLLKPMGDLDFDDAYEAFAEAVRYGEKYGADLIHIETMSDTYEVKAAILAAKENSSLPVFVTMIFDERGKLLTGGDVPSVVAMLEGLRVDALGLNCGLGPKQMLPILNDLRRYTSLPIIVKPNAGLPKQKNGETYYDVEPDEFARIMQEVVKGGACVIGGCCGTTPEHIKKLVEECKDLPLREIEKKHDTIVSSYGQAVILDDMPRIIGERINPTGKKKFKEALKNEDMDYILKEAITQQDKGAHILDVNVGLPDIDEVAMMEKVVKELQSVTSLPLQIDTVDGKAMERAMRIYNGKPMINSVNGKQVSMDEVFPLVRKYGGVVVGLTIDEEGIPKDAEGRVRVAGKIINEAAKYGIDKKDIVIDVLTMTISSEKDGAKVTLEALKRVREEFGVRTVLGVSNISFGLPRRPIVNSYFYAMAMQNGLTAGIINPSSEDMMKAYRSYNALMGFDENCTNYISTYAGTTETVTVQASQAAAVAGNAPKAAGVEMTLKYAIERGLKEEAHHITRDLIGTREPLDIIQEELIPALNVVGEGFEKGTVFLPQLLMSADAAKIAFAVIKDVLASSGQEEEKKEKIILATVKGDIHDIGKNIVKVLLENYGFDVIDLGKDVPPEAIVEKAVEENVTLVGLSALMTTTVVSMEETIKLLREKKPDCKVMVGGAVLNQDYADMIGADFYGKDAMQSVHYAQKFFGMVE; from the coding sequence ATGAATATCAGAGAACGTTTGGGAAAAGAACTTTTATTTTTAGATGGAGGAATGGGAACTCTTCTGCAGGCAGAAGGACTTGCACCGGGAGAACTTCCGGAGACCTGGAACATCGAACATCCGGAAAAGGTGGAAGCGATTCACCGCAGATATTACGAAGCAGGAAGTGATGTGGTTCTTGCAAATACCTTTGGCGCTAATATCTGCAAATTTCATGATGACAGATATACGGTTGAAGAAGTGATCCGTGCAGGGATTGCAAATGCAAAAAGAGCAGGAGAGCAGATTGGAAAAGAGACTTATGTGGCACTGGATATGGGACCGACCGGAAAGCTATTAAAACCAATGGGAGATCTGGATTTTGATGATGCTTATGAAGCATTTGCAGAAGCCGTCCGCTATGGAGAAAAGTACGGTGCAGACCTGATCCATATCGAGACCATGAGTGACACCTATGAAGTAAAGGCAGCCATTCTTGCAGCAAAAGAAAATTCTTCTCTTCCGGTATTTGTAACCATGATCTTTGATGAAAGAGGAAAGCTTCTGACAGGTGGGGATGTCCCTTCTGTTGTGGCAATGCTGGAAGGACTCCGCGTAGATGCACTGGGGCTGAACTGTGGACTTGGGCCGAAACAGATGCTTCCAATCCTGAACGATTTAAGAAGATATACCTCCCTTCCGATCATTGTGAAGCCAAATGCCGGACTTCCGAAGCAGAAGAACGGGGAAACGTATTACGATGTAGAGCCGGATGAGTTTGCCCGGATCATGCAGGAGGTTGTAAAAGGAGGAGCCTGTGTGATCGGCGGATGCTGCGGAACGACACCGGAGCATATTAAAAAGCTGGTAGAAGAATGCAAAGATCTTCCGCTGCGCGAGATCGAGAAAAAGCATGATACGATCGTATCTTCTTATGGACAGGCTGTGATTCTGGATGATATGCCGCGTATCATCGGAGAAAGAATCAACCCGACCGGAAAGAAAAAATTCAAAGAAGCACTGAAAAATGAAGATATGGACTACATTCTGAAAGAAGCGATCACGCAGCAGGATAAGGGCGCGCACATTCTGGATGTCAATGTAGGACTTCCGGATATTGACGAAGTTGCCATGATGGAAAAAGTTGTAAAAGAACTGCAGAGCGTGACCAGTCTTCCACTTCAGATTGACACGGTAGATGGAAAGGCTATGGAACGTGCAATGCGTATCTACAATGGAAAGCCGATGATCAACTCTGTAAACGGAAAGCAGGTTTCTATGGACGAAGTTTTTCCTCTGGTCCGGAAATATGGCGGTGTGGTTGTCGGACTGACCATTGATGAAGAGGGGATTCCGAAGGATGCAGAAGGCCGTGTGCGTGTTGCAGGTAAGATCATCAATGAAGCAGCCAAATACGGAATCGACAAGAAAGATATCGTGATTGATGTGCTGACCATGACCATCAGTTCGGAAAAGGACGGGGCAAAGGTTACCCTGGAAGCATTGAAGAGAGTACGGGAAGAATTCGGGGTCAGAACCGTTCTTGGAGTATCGAATATTTCTTTTGGACTTCCAAGGCGCCCGATCGTCAACAGCTATTTCTATGCGATGGCAATGCAGAACGGACTGACGGCAGGAATCATCAATCCATCCTCAGAAGATATGATGAAAGCTTATCGTTCTTATAATGCACTGATGGGCTTTGATGAAAATTGTACGAATTATATCAGTACTTATGCGGGAACCACAGAGACGGTGACAGTCCAGGCATCGCAGGCAGCTGCAGTAGCCGGAAATGCACCAAAAGCTGCAGGCGTTGAGATGACACTCAAATATGCGATCGAGAGAGGGCTGAAAGAAGAGGCGCATCATATCACCCGTGACCTGATCGGTACGAGGGAACCGCTGGATATCATCCAGGAGGAACTGATCCCGGCACTCAATGTAGTCGGTGAAGGTTTTGAAAAGGGAACCGTCTTCCTTCCGCAGCTTCTGATGAGTGCGGATGCTGCGAAGATTGCCTTTGCGGTTATCAAGGATGTGCTTGCTTCATCCGGACAGGAAGAAGAAAAGAAGGAGAAGATCATCCTTGCCACCGTAAAAGGTGATATCCATGATATCGGAAAGAATATAGTGAAAGTTCTTCTTGAAAATTATGGTTTTGATGTGATCGATCTCGGAAAGGATGTGCCGCCGGAGGCAATCGTAGAAAAAGCAGTTGAGGAGAATGTCACTTTGGTAGGCTTAAGTGCGCTGATGACCACAACTGTAGTCAGCATGGAAGAGACGATCAAACTCTTAAGAGAGAAAAAACCGGACTGCAAAGTCATGGTAGGCGGGGCTGTTCTGAACCAGGATTACGCGGATATGATCGGGGCAGATTTCTATGGAAAAGATGCCATGCAGTCCGTACACTATGCGCAGAAATTTTTTGGCATGGTGGAGTAG
- the alaS gene encoding alanine--tRNA ligase, translated as MKAYGVNELRRMFLDFFESKGHLKMKSFSLVPHNDNSLLLINSGMAPLKPYFTGQEIPPRRRVTTCQKCIRTGDIENVGKTARHGTFFEMLGNFSFGDYFKTEAIHWSWEFLTEVVGLDPDRLYPSVYEDDDEAWKIWNEEIGIAPERIFRFGKEDNFWEHGSGPCGPCSEIYYDRGEKYGCGKPGCTVGCECDRYMEIWNNVFSQFDNDGHGNYSELKQKNIDTGMGLERLACIVQDVDSMFDIDTLKALRDQVCEIAGVSYGDNESTDVSLRVITDHVRSVSFMISDGIMPSNEGRGYVLRRLLRRACRHGRLLNIAPGFLTDLAATVIEGSKDGYPELEEKKDFIMNVIRKEEEQFEKTIDQGLVILNEMKEKMAEEGTKTLSGEDAFKLYDTYGFPIDLTKEILEEEGIDIDEEGFKAAMEVQRQTARKARKATNYMGADATVYESIDPSVTSKFVGYEHLEYESKITVLTTEDEIVDALSDGERGTIFVDETPFYATSGGQEADHGVIKCGDGEFVVEDVKKMLGGKIGHIGYMAKGMMKVGDQVTLTVDSQRRVLCARNHSATHLLQKALRTVLGTHVEQSGSYVDDKRLRFDFSHFSAMTPEELQKVEDMVNESISRSLPVVIKNMPIEEARKTGAQALFGEKYGDIVRVVNMGDYSIEFCGGTHVANTSEIGAFKILSESGVAAGVRRIEALTSKGLMDYYGELEQLLHEAAKLLKATPDTVSEKIAHLQAENKELHSEVESLKSKLAKDAMGDVMDQVEEVAGVKVIAVSVEDMDMNGLRDLGDQLKEKIGEGVVVIASSANGKVSLMATATDEAMKKGAHAGNLIKAIASCVGGGGGGRPNMAQAGGKNPAGIPDALAKVKEVLAEQIK; from the coding sequence ATGAAAGCTTACGGAGTTAACGAACTTAGACGCATGTTTCTTGACTTTTTTGAGAGCAAAGGTCATTTAAAAATGAAAAGCTTTTCGCTGGTGCCGCACAATGATAACAGCCTTCTGCTGATCAATTCAGGAATGGCACCGCTGAAACCATATTTTACAGGACAGGAGATCCCACCGAGACGCCGTGTGACAACCTGTCAGAAATGTATCCGTACAGGAGATATCGAGAACGTAGGAAAGACTGCACGTCACGGTACTTTCTTTGAAATGCTTGGTAACTTCTCATTCGGTGATTACTTTAAGACAGAAGCGATCCACTGGTCATGGGAATTCCTGACAGAAGTGGTTGGACTGGATCCGGATCGTCTGTACCCGTCCGTATATGAAGACGATGATGAGGCATGGAAGATCTGGAACGAAGAGATTGGTATTGCACCAGAGAGAATTTTCCGTTTCGGAAAAGAAGACAACTTCTGGGAGCATGGATCAGGTCCGTGCGGTCCGTGTTCAGAGATTTACTATGACCGTGGAGAAAAATACGGATGTGGTAAACCGGGATGTACAGTAGGCTGCGAATGTGACCGTTATATGGAGATCTGGAACAACGTATTTTCACAGTTCGACAATGATGGACATGGAAACTACAGCGAACTGAAGCAGAAGAATATTGATACCGGTATGGGACTTGAGAGACTTGCATGTATCGTACAGGATGTAGACTCTATGTTCGATATTGATACTTTAAAAGCACTGCGTGACCAGGTATGTGAGATCGCAGGAGTATCTTATGGAGATAATGAAAGCACAGACGTATCTCTGCGTGTAATCACAGACCATGTGCGTTCTGTATCTTTCATGATCTCTGATGGTATTATGCCGTCTAATGAAGGAAGAGGATATGTTCTTCGCCGTCTTCTCCGCCGTGCATGCCGTCACGGAAGACTTCTGAACATTGCACCGGGATTCCTTACAGATCTTGCTGCAACTGTGATCGAAGGCTCTAAAGACGGATATCCGGAGCTGGAAGAAAAGAAAGACTTTATCATGAATGTCATCCGCAAGGAAGAAGAGCAGTTTGAGAAGACCATCGACCAGGGGCTTGTCATTCTGAATGAGATGAAAGAAAAGATGGCAGAAGAAGGAACAAAGACTCTGTCCGGAGAAGATGCGTTCAAATTATATGATACCTATGGATTCCCGATCGATCTTACCAAAGAGATCCTGGAAGAAGAAGGTATAGATATTGATGAAGAGGGATTTAAAGCCGCAATGGAAGTTCAGCGCCAGACTGCAAGAAAAGCACGTAAGGCAACGAACTACATGGGAGCAGATGCAACCGTATACGAATCCATTGATCCGTCTGTAACCTCTAAGTTTGTCGGATACGAGCATCTGGAATATGAATCGAAGATTACGGTACTTACCACAGAAGATGAGATCGTAGACGCTCTTTCTGACGGTGAGAGAGGAACCATCTTTGTAGATGAGACTCCGTTCTACGCAACAAGCGGTGGACAGGAAGCCGACCACGGTGTGATCAAATGCGGTGACGGTGAATTTGTTGTGGAAGATGTGAAGAAGATGCTTGGTGGCAAGATCGGTCATATCGGTTATATGGCAAAGGGTATGATGAAGGTTGGAGATCAGGTTACTCTGACCGTTGATTCGCAGAGACGTGTGCTTTGTGCAAGAAACCACAGTGCGACCCATCTGCTTCAGAAAGCACTCCGTACCGTACTTGGTACACATGTAGAACAGTCCGGATCTTATGTAGACGACAAGAGACTTCGTTTCGACTTCTCTCATTTCTCGGCAATGACACCGGAAGAACTGCAGAAAGTAGAAGATATGGTAAATGAAAGCATTTCCAGATCTCTGCCGGTTGTCATTAAGAACATGCCGATTGAAGAAGCAAGAAAGACCGGAGCACAGGCTCTGTTCGGTGAGAAATACGGCGACATCGTCCGTGTTGTAAATATGGGAGATTACTCTATTGAGTTCTGCGGTGGTACACATGTTGCCAATACAAGCGAGATCGGAGCATTCAAGATCCTGTCTGAAAGTGGTGTGGCAGCAGGGGTACGCCGTATCGAAGCACTTACATCCAAAGGACTGATGGATTATTATGGAGAACTGGAACAGTTGCTTCATGAAGCAGCCAAGCTCCTGAAAGCAACTCCGGATACTGTGTCTGAGAAGATCGCACACCTTCAGGCTGAGAACAAAGAACTTCACAGTGAAGTAGAAAGCCTGAAGAGCAAGCTCGCAAAAGATGCCATGGGTGATGTGATGGATCAGGTAGAAGAAGTAGCCGGCGTAAAAGTGATTGCTGTCAGCGTAGAAGATATGGACATGAACGGACTGCGTGACCTTGGAGACCAGCTCAAGGAGAAAATCGGAGAAGGCGTGGTCGTGATCGCATCCAGCGCGAACGGCAAGGTAAGCCTGATGGCTACAGCAACAGATGAAGCAATGAAGAAGGGTGCTCACGCAGGCAACCTGATCAAGGCAATCGCTTCCTGTGTAGGCGGCGGCGGCGGTGGACGTCCGAACATGGCACAGGCTGGCGGAAAGAACCCGGCTGGAATCCCGGATGCCCTTGCAAAAGTCAAAGAGGTACTGGCAGAACAGATAAAATAA
- the rpsU gene encoding 30S ribosomal protein S21: MSNVIVKENETLDSALRRFKRNCAKAGIQQEIRKREHYEKPSVRRKKKSEAARKRKYN; this comes from the coding sequence ATGTCAAATGTAATCGTTAAAGAAAACGAAACGTTAGATAGTGCTTTACGCAGATTCAAAAGAAACTGTGCCAAAGCAGGAATTCAGCAGGAGATTCGCAAAAGAGAACATTACGAAAAACCAAGCGTTAGACGTAAAAAGAAATCTGAAGCTGCTAGAAAACGTAAATATAACTAA
- a CDS encoding putative ABC transporter permease produces MWWNRIIFGIDGYEVVMWFLTYSMMGWLVESIYMSFCNHKITNRGFAKGPFCPIYGFGALTVFFILRPYSDNSILLFFLGSFLATTLEFLTALVMKRIFGEIWWDYHEKPFNYRGIICLESSIAWGFYTLFLFMFLQNIVAAFVAMIPVRAGRAIGNLILIGYIMDFSATIYRQKKENLRESMDEEQIQQIEQAKDKMKDNFLT; encoded by the coding sequence ATGTGGTGGAATAGGATAATATTTGGAATAGATGGATATGAGGTTGTGATGTGGTTTCTGACTTACAGCATGATGGGATGGCTGGTGGAATCCATCTATATGTCATTTTGTAATCATAAGATTACGAACAGGGGATTTGCAAAAGGTCCGTTTTGCCCGATCTACGGGTTTGGTGCTCTTACGGTGTTTTTTATATTACGTCCGTATAGCGACAATAGTATACTGCTGTTTTTCCTGGGATCGTTTCTTGCAACGACGTTGGAATTTCTGACGGCACTTGTGATGAAGCGCATTTTCGGTGAGATCTGGTGGGATTACCATGAGAAGCCATTTAACTACAGGGGGATCATCTGTCTGGAGAGTTCGATCGCATGGGGATTCTATACGTTGTTCCTTTTTATGTTCCTGCAGAACATAGTTGCAGCGTTTGTTGCCATGATACCGGTTCGTGCAGGGCGTGCAATTGGCAATCTGATCCTGATTGGATATATTATGGATTTTTCTGCGACAATTTATCGTCAGAAGAAAGAAAATCTTCGGGAAAGCATGGATGAGGAACAAATACAGCAGATTGAACAAGCAAAAGACAAAATGAAAGATAATTTTTTGACATAA